A section of the Candidatus Limnocylindrales bacterium genome encodes:
- a CDS encoding heavy metal translocating P-type ATPase, producing MSISATCFHCGLPVPPGVRLHAVIDGEPRAMCCRGCMAVADLIAGRGLAAYYRYREAPAANPEQTARTNDELACYDEPALEKSYVRRGDFDEKSATLSIDGMRCAACVWLLERTLRACPGVISASVNLGAERAELSWHADRTKLSVVLSELSKIGYAARPYRPDWNEQARTDEYHAALRRLIVSGLGAMQVMMYAVGLYAGALEGMADAHRLLLRVVSGIVATPVLFYSARPFFSGAWRDLRNRRLGMDVPVALALAIAYSASVYATVMRTGEVYFDSVAMFVFFLSVGRFVEMRARQRASAAVETALRRPPETATRIVEGNATVENPDSPGFRTEVVSAYELAPGDRVLVRPGESFPVDGTVASGSGWVNESMLTGEHWPREKRCGDAVAGGTQNGESPLVVVAVRTGADTAWSAIVRLVDLAGRARPGIARLADRVAQIFVPAVLAISMATAAAWWQLDSSRAFWIALSVLVVTCPCALSLATPAALTAAAGGALRRGILLRSGHTLEILPRVTHVVFDKTGTLTFGRFRRRALRRFGSVAEARCLAIAAALERYSEHPIARAFDDVDSSRITLADVTASAGAGVEGRLDGRVVRIGSPAWVRELCRRDAGATTTAADTSSILLGDESGPLCGFDLEDVVRPGARELVRRLEQAGLHVMLASGDAKGPVCALAGDLGIRDARWGASPEEKLRTVRELQERGAVVLMVGDGVNDAPVLGAAQVSIAMGSGTDLARSRAGAVLMKEDLSAIADALVLAGRTRRVMRQNLGWSIAYNLVALPLASTGHITPWWAAIGMSLSSLVVVLNAVRLGKPTSSAPGAEGRPSIDMVERALRPQLEEAA from the coding sequence GTGAGCATTTCCGCGACATGCTTTCATTGCGGCCTGCCGGTCCCGCCGGGCGTCCGCCTGCATGCGGTCATCGACGGCGAGCCGCGCGCAATGTGCTGCCGCGGCTGCATGGCCGTCGCCGATCTGATCGCCGGCCGCGGCCTTGCGGCGTACTACCGCTATCGCGAAGCGCCGGCGGCGAATCCCGAGCAGACGGCCCGTACGAACGACGAGCTTGCCTGCTACGACGAGCCTGCGCTCGAAAAGTCGTACGTGCGCCGCGGCGACTTCGACGAAAAGTCCGCGACGCTGTCTATCGACGGCATGCGGTGCGCGGCCTGCGTATGGCTGCTCGAACGCACCCTCCGCGCGTGTCCGGGCGTGATCTCTGCGTCCGTGAACCTCGGCGCCGAGCGCGCCGAGCTATCGTGGCACGCCGATCGAACCAAGCTGTCGGTCGTTCTCAGCGAGCTCTCGAAGATCGGATACGCCGCGCGCCCGTACCGCCCCGACTGGAACGAGCAGGCACGCACCGACGAGTACCATGCGGCGCTGCGCCGTCTGATCGTCTCCGGGCTCGGCGCGATGCAGGTCATGATGTACGCGGTCGGCCTTTATGCCGGCGCGCTCGAGGGCATGGCGGATGCGCATCGGCTGCTCCTGCGCGTCGTCAGCGGCATCGTCGCGACGCCGGTGCTGTTCTATTCGGCGCGGCCGTTTTTCTCCGGAGCATGGCGCGACCTGCGTAACCGCCGGCTCGGCATGGACGTACCGGTCGCGCTCGCGCTCGCGATTGCGTACTCGGCAAGCGTCTACGCGACGGTGATGCGCACCGGCGAGGTCTACTTCGATTCGGTCGCGATGTTTGTGTTCTTCCTTTCGGTCGGACGCTTCGTCGAGATGCGCGCCCGACAGCGGGCATCGGCGGCGGTGGAGACTGCACTGCGCCGGCCGCCGGAAACCGCGACGCGGATCGTCGAGGGCAACGCGACGGTCGAAAATCCGGACAGCCCGGGTTTTCGTACCGAGGTCGTCTCCGCGTACGAGCTCGCGCCCGGCGATCGCGTGCTGGTGCGTCCCGGAGAATCGTTCCCGGTCGACGGCACGGTCGCGAGCGGCAGCGGCTGGGTCAACGAATCGATGCTGACCGGCGAGCACTGGCCGCGCGAGAAACGCTGCGGAGATGCAGTGGCCGGAGGCACGCAGAACGGCGAAAGCCCGCTCGTGGTCGTCGCCGTTCGCACGGGCGCCGATACCGCATGGTCCGCCATCGTGCGGCTCGTCGATCTGGCGGGGCGCGCGCGTCCCGGCATCGCGCGCCTTGCCGATCGCGTGGCGCAGATCTTCGTGCCGGCCGTGCTTGCGATTTCCATGGCGACTGCCGCCGCATGGTGGCAGCTCGATTCGTCGCGGGCGTTCTGGATTGCGCTGTCCGTCCTGGTCGTCACGTGTCCGTGCGCGCTCTCGCTGGCAACTCCAGCCGCGCTGACCGCGGCTGCCGGCGGTGCGCTGCGCCGGGGAATCCTGCTGCGCAGCGGACACACGCTCGAGATCCTTCCGCGGGTAACCCACGTCGTGTTCGACAAGACCGGAACGCTCACGTTCGGCCGCTTCCGCCGGCGCGCGCTGCGGCGGTTCGGCAGCGTTGCCGAGGCACGCTGCCTCGCGATCGCGGCGGCTCTCGAGCGTTACTCCGAGCATCCGATCGCGCGCGCATTCGACGACGTCGACTCGTCGCGGATCACGCTCGCGGACGTGACGGCGTCGGCAGGCGCAGGCGTCGAAGGTCGGCTCGACGGGCGCGTCGTGCGCATCGGCTCGCCGGCGTGGGTGCGCGAGCTGTGCCGCCGCGACGCCGGCGCGACGACAACCGCTGCGGATACGAGCAGCATCCTGCTCGGTGACGAGTCCGGACCGCTGTGCGGCTTCGACCTCGAGGATGTCGTGCGTCCGGGCGCGCGAGAGCTGGTCCGGCGGCTCGAGCAGGCCGGTCTTCACGTGATGCTCGCAAGCGGCGATGCGAAGGGGCCGGTCTGTGCGCTCGCCGGCGATCTCGGAATCCGCGATGCGAGGTGGGGAGCCAGTCCCGAGGAGAAGCTCCGCACGGTGCGCGAGCTTCAGGAACGGGGCGCGGTCGTGCTGATGGTCGGCGACGGCGTCAACGACGCGCCGGTGCTCGGCGCCGCGCAGGTTTCGATTGCGATGGGCAGCGGAACCGACCTCGCGCGCAGCCGCGCGGGCGCCGTTCTGATGAAAGAAGATCTTTCCGCGATCGCCGACGCGCTCGTGCTGGCGGGCCGCACACGCCGCGTGATGCGACAGAACCTTGGCTGGTCGATCGCGTACAATCTCGTTGCGCTGCCGCTCGCGTCGACCGGACACATCACACCATGGTGGGCAGCGATCGGCATGTCGCTCAGCTCGCTCGTCGTCGTGCTGAACGCCGTGCGGCTCGGCAAGCCCACGTCGTCTGCGCCTGGCGCCGAAGGTCGTCCGTCGATCGACATGGTGGAGCGCGCACTGCGGCCGCAGCTCGAGGAGGCGGCATGA
- the ccoS gene encoding cbb3-type cytochrome oxidase assembly protein CcoS: MSIIFVLIPIGLLLLALAIAAFFWAVGSGQFDDLETPGTLVLFDEEPNRPAPVGGRQAREAIPATTVPR, encoded by the coding sequence ATGAGCATCATCTTCGTGCTGATCCCGATCGGACTCCTGCTGCTCGCGCTCGCGATCGCGGCGTTCTTCTGGGCCGTCGGGAGCGGCCAGTTCGACGACCTCGAGACCCCCGGCACGCTCGTGCTGTTCGACGAGGAGCCGAACCGGCCCGCGCCGGTGGGCGGGCGGCAAGCACGCGAAGCGATACCGGCAACGACGGTGCCGCGATGA
- a CDS encoding sulfite exporter TauE/SafE family protein, with amino-acid sequence MNIALAGLAMGFLGSSHCIAMCGGLAAALPSATGNSARGRNVQRTACYNAGRIASYAVAGAIAGGAGAAFAGLGGASGVLVLRGVSALLIIAVGLYVAGWSNAVVRIERLGGGIWRTIAPHARRARESDSLVASTLFGAMWGWLPCGLVYSALVVAASSGSSASGAMTMAGFGLGTLPAMTLIGVAAGRGVRLLRGTRARQFAGALVIVFGAWTLASAAVSSVEVAAHGPACHAVHAPKAGAVWAK; translated from the coding sequence ATGAACATTGCGCTGGCAGGCCTCGCGATGGGCTTTCTCGGCAGCTCGCATTGCATCGCGATGTGCGGCGGACTTGCCGCTGCGCTGCCGTCGGCGACCGGCAACAGCGCTCGCGGTCGCAACGTGCAGCGCACCGCCTGTTACAACGCCGGACGCATTGCGAGCTACGCCGTCGCCGGCGCGATCGCCGGCGGCGCAGGCGCTGCGTTCGCCGGTCTTGGCGGTGCGAGCGGCGTGCTCGTGCTGCGCGGCGTGTCCGCGCTGCTGATCATCGCCGTCGGTCTGTATGTTGCGGGCTGGTCGAATGCCGTCGTGCGCATCGAACGCCTCGGCGGCGGCATCTGGCGCACCATCGCTCCGCACGCGCGCCGTGCGCGCGAGTCCGACTCGCTGGTTGCGAGCACGCTGTTCGGTGCGATGTGGGGCTGGCTGCCGTGCGGCCTCGTCTACAGCGCGCTGGTCGTCGCGGCGTCATCCGGCTCGAGCGCAAGCGGCGCGATGACGATGGCCGGCTTCGGCCTCGGCACGCTGCCGGCAATGACCTTGATCGGCGTCGCCGCAGGCCGGGGCGTGCGGCTGCTGCGCGGAACCAGGGCCAGGCAATTTGCCGGCGCGCTCGTCATCGTGTTCGGCGCGTGGACGCTCGCGTCGGCCGCGGTTTCATCGGTCGAGGTCGCGGCGCACGGACCGGCGTGCCACGCGGTTCACGCTCCCAAAGCAGGAGCGGTGTGGGCGAAATGA
- a CDS encoding protein kinase, which translates to MAESIGKYELVERIGRGGMGTVYKARDSRLNRFVALKSISPDVETNDELRTRFISEAQACAGLRHQNIVTIYDVGEEDDRIFIVMELLEGQELKRLLADHVKIDIEEKVWIMIQLCDALFYAHSQGIIHRDVKPGNVIVQRDGRVKIIDFGIAKMTASTSSTRTGMIMGTLKYMSPEQVRGRADARSDQYSLGAVCYEMLAYRPPFQGDDPIELLDHIRSAKIPPLRSLDQKIPEDLAVIVERAIRREATDRFADLDEMKFELESVLDRLRSEAGKLRQKLAPRLSELQKLQKSFEKRVGSAIAEAVDVSAGRQIGLQTLQDLEGQLDSRLNALRRGIIRAHELESEMPALKGMLRIGNATEVISRCEAILLELPEHSSVRAILEEAREFEASQRRQLLAHRLIDDANVALETGDVALCLTILDQVEDIPPTADQAARVSALREHAERTRERIIAPFAQNARRGSVRERPDVENREGSNLQTGQPVFRLFARLRAIGGAFVAALGRVERQTPPSPNLNPESEKNPPRNSDKPTPERVEIATHDGSDPVDTGDATRIAPSAPLRTPPANPHAVAAGKASAAESAFDPTQMVTPTSSSQAQIVITESSDAGSVGRSYAIARSEFEIGRDAGCDLRFSDPELSRRHARVRRVDSGFVILDLGSTNGTFMNGRRIVAEEETPLFFGASIRIGNTVFTFRHALDTTLPDLTGHTIASRYNLGTCLRSSAKSAVYSADDTRGGKVAIKLLSAELTNYAGYCEDFEREARIAQQLQHPHICSVRDYGTAEITVEGKSLRIPYLCSTLMDGGNLADRLLPTQPIARNLIVKWMQQLSSALTYAHRQNMVHGNLKPTAVCFDAEENAYLTDFVSSVSAGRSPVTGVPAFMAPEQWDAESATASSDQFALAALAYLLVTGSRPFHGQNDPQQRARNFLRGPTKAHEEAKRNRWPDFPAPLSNVLERGLATDPQKRFESMEIFFKAFDSSLNGKLRSDNAPPVFLSYNREKSSMAARFISDKLKDSYGIATFVDTKRLDGAVRFPEKLLRAIQDCEVFVCLLAPGTLESRWVREEIGAAYQFGRPMIPVFQEGFERENIASDDPAVKALLDYDAILLLDQQNVYVDHAIADLVQLVKQTLATSN; encoded by the coding sequence ATGGCCGAGAGTATAGGAAAATATGAGCTTGTTGAACGAATTGGCCGTGGCGGCATGGGCACGGTCTACAAGGCGCGCGATTCACGTCTGAATCGTTTCGTTGCCCTAAAATCGATTTCGCCAGACGTCGAAACCAACGACGAACTTCGAACCCGATTCATCTCAGAGGCACAGGCGTGTGCCGGTCTCCGCCATCAAAACATCGTCACAATATACGATGTCGGAGAAGAAGATGACCGCATCTTCATTGTAATGGAGCTTCTCGAGGGTCAGGAACTCAAGCGGCTCCTCGCTGATCACGTCAAGATCGACATAGAAGAAAAAGTCTGGATCATGATCCAGCTCTGCGATGCGCTCTTTTATGCACACAGTCAGGGAATAATTCATCGCGACGTCAAGCCAGGCAATGTGATCGTTCAACGCGATGGTCGCGTCAAGATCATTGATTTCGGAATCGCGAAGATGACGGCGTCCACGTCTTCGACACGTACCGGAATGATCATGGGCACCCTGAAGTATATGTCGCCAGAGCAGGTTCGTGGTCGCGCTGATGCGAGGTCCGACCAGTATTCCCTCGGCGCGGTTTGCTACGAGATGCTCGCTTATCGGCCACCGTTCCAAGGCGACGATCCGATAGAGCTTCTGGATCATATTCGATCGGCAAAGATCCCGCCGCTACGGAGCCTCGATCAGAAGATACCGGAGGATCTCGCAGTCATCGTTGAGCGTGCCATTCGAAGGGAGGCTACTGATCGATTTGCCGACCTTGACGAGATGAAGTTCGAGCTCGAGTCGGTTCTTGATCGTCTAAGATCAGAAGCTGGGAAGCTACGCCAGAAACTAGCCCCTCGACTTTCGGAGCTGCAAAAGCTTCAGAAATCGTTCGAGAAGCGAGTCGGCAGTGCCATTGCCGAAGCAGTCGATGTTAGCGCCGGTCGCCAGATCGGCCTCCAAACCTTGCAGGATTTGGAAGGCCAACTCGATTCCCGACTCAATGCGTTGCGGCGCGGCATCATTCGGGCGCACGAACTCGAATCTGAAATGCCCGCGCTGAAGGGGATGCTACGGATTGGAAACGCGACGGAGGTCATCTCCAGATGCGAGGCGATCCTTCTGGAACTCCCTGAACACTCTTCGGTTCGTGCGATACTCGAAGAGGCGCGCGAGTTCGAGGCCTCGCAGCGACGTCAGCTTCTAGCCCACCGTCTCATCGATGATGCGAATGTAGCGCTTGAAACAGGTGACGTTGCGCTCTGCCTGACTATTCTCGACCAAGTCGAGGACATCCCACCGACAGCCGACCAAGCCGCGCGTGTTTCCGCACTACGAGAGCACGCTGAGCGAACCCGTGAGCGTATAATTGCGCCGTTTGCGCAAAACGCGAGGCGTGGTTCTGTTCGCGAAAGGCCGGACGTCGAGAATCGCGAAGGGTCAAATCTTCAGACTGGTCAGCCTGTTTTCAGGCTATTTGCGCGACTTCGTGCGATTGGCGGCGCCTTTGTTGCAGCCTTGGGCCGCGTTGAACGACAGACGCCTCCGTCGCCCAACCTGAATCCTGAGTCGGAAAAAAACCCTCCCCGGAATAGCGACAAACCGACGCCAGAGCGCGTCGAGATTGCGACGCACGACGGGTCAGATCCCGTAGACACGGGCGACGCGACTCGAATCGCACCGTCCGCGCCTCTCCGAACGCCGCCGGCTAATCCGCATGCCGTTGCTGCGGGCAAAGCATCCGCCGCCGAGAGCGCATTTGACCCTACGCAGATGGTCACGCCTACGAGCTCCAGTCAGGCGCAGATCGTAATCACAGAATCGAGTGACGCAGGTTCAGTCGGGCGCAGCTACGCAATCGCTCGATCAGAATTCGAGATCGGACGCGATGCGGGCTGTGACCTTCGGTTCTCCGATCCGGAACTTTCTCGACGCCACGCACGAGTTCGCCGCGTCGATTCGGGGTTTGTAATCCTCGATCTCGGAAGCACGAACGGTACTTTCATGAATGGCCGACGAATCGTGGCGGAGGAGGAGACACCATTGTTCTTCGGCGCCAGCATCCGGATCGGAAACACGGTTTTTACGTTCCGCCACGCTCTGGACACCACCCTGCCGGATCTCACCGGGCACACGATCGCTAGCCGCTACAATCTCGGCACTTGTCTTCGATCGAGCGCTAAGAGTGCGGTTTACAGTGCCGACGACACGCGCGGAGGAAAGGTCGCCATTAAATTGCTCTCAGCAGAGCTAACGAACTACGCGGGATACTGCGAAGACTTTGAACGAGAGGCCAGAATTGCACAGCAACTTCAACATCCTCATATATGCTCCGTTCGCGATTATGGGACGGCAGAGATTACGGTCGAAGGGAAATCTCTTCGAATACCTTACCTGTGTTCGACACTTATGGACGGCGGCAATCTGGCCGATCGACTCTTGCCTACGCAACCGATCGCGCGGAATTTGATCGTCAAATGGATGCAGCAACTCTCCAGCGCGCTAACATACGCACACCGCCAGAACATGGTCCACGGCAACTTGAAGCCGACGGCCGTCTGTTTCGATGCCGAAGAGAACGCGTATCTTACAGATTTTGTCAGCTCGGTTAGCGCGGGTCGCAGTCCTGTTACCGGGGTACCCGCTTTCATGGCGCCCGAACAGTGGGACGCGGAATCGGCGACGGCGAGCAGCGACCAGTTCGCTCTTGCGGCTCTTGCTTACCTTCTGGTGACCGGTTCGCGTCCGTTTCATGGACAGAACGATCCCCAGCAGCGAGCGCGCAATTTCCTTCGTGGCCCTACGAAAGCTCACGAGGAGGCGAAGCGAAATCGTTGGCCAGATTTCCCCGCGCCGTTGTCCAACGTGCTGGAGCGCGGCTTAGCTACTGATCCGCAGAAGCGCTTTGAGTCGATGGAAATATTCTTCAAGGCATTCGATTCGTCTCTCAATGGAAAACTGCGATCGGATAACGCGCCGCCGGTTTTCCTCAGTTACAACCGTGAGAAGAGTTCAATGGCGGCCCGCTTTATTTCTGACAAGCTCAAGGACTCGTATGGCATCGCGACGTTCGTTGATACCAAGCGGCTCGACGGTGCGGTCAGGTTTCCCGAGAAACTGTTGCGCGCAATTCAGGATTGCGAGGTCTTTGTCTGTTTGCTCGCACCTGGAACACTGGAGTCACGCTGGGTCCGGGAAGAGATTGGGGCGGCTTATCAGTTTGGCCGGCCTATGATCCCCGTGTTTCAGGAGGGATTCGAGCGCGAAAACATCGCATCGGATGACCCAGCAGTAAAAGCTCTACTAGACTACGACGCGATTCTTCTTCTCGACCAGCAGAACGTATATGTGGATCACGCAATTGCCGATCTCGTTCAACTGGTGAAGCAAACGCTCGCCACATCCAATTGA
- a CDS encoding DUF4231 domain-containing protein: MSQADVRAQWNEHVGWSVTADRLKRSIAISRTAVLVLTASGALLQTLAASFGGNTRIAAAGAACLTVAPFVTANFLSREHTSCWQRARSISEAIKTEVFQFLAQVDKYASLTDPAAALRTKCKEIREWGMGLELARAKTGEIKMAAPSFTKPEDYLNLRIDEQINSYYRPKSVWNATRAEQYRLIELALGLAAAVMGGIVTAVGSDSKIVLGPWVAVVTTVTGAITAHAAASRYDFQATTFAATARQLTDLLAEWRALKTNASGAAWSEFVRQCEDVISAENRGWMAKLDE, encoded by the coding sequence GTGAGTCAGGCCGACGTGCGTGCGCAATGGAATGAACATGTTGGATGGTCAGTTACCGCAGATCGGCTCAAACGTTCAATCGCGATTTCCCGAACAGCCGTCTTGGTACTTACAGCGAGCGGTGCACTATTGCAGACCCTTGCGGCTTCGTTCGGTGGTAACACGAGAATTGCGGCAGCAGGCGCAGCTTGTCTGACAGTAGCACCATTTGTGACGGCGAATTTCCTCTCGCGAGAACACACAAGTTGTTGGCAACGTGCTCGATCGATATCGGAAGCCATCAAAACCGAGGTCTTCCAATTTCTCGCTCAGGTCGACAAGTACGCATCGCTCACGGATCCGGCGGCCGCCCTCCGCACAAAATGCAAAGAAATTCGTGAATGGGGAATGGGGCTAGAGCTTGCGCGCGCAAAAACGGGTGAGATCAAAATGGCCGCTCCATCTTTCACCAAGCCGGAAGATTACTTGAATCTCCGAATCGACGAACAGATCAATTCTTACTATCGCCCAAAATCGGTCTGGAATGCGACCCGCGCGGAGCAATACAGGCTGATCGAACTTGCTCTAGGACTAGCCGCCGCCGTGATGGGTGGAATCGTTACCGCCGTCGGATCGGATTCAAAAATCGTTTTGGGTCCCTGGGTCGCCGTGGTCACGACGGTCACCGGAGCCATAACGGCTCATGCAGCTGCAAGCCGCTATGACTTCCAAGCTACCACGTTTGCGGCGACTGCCCGACAGCTCACCGATCTTCTCGCCGAATGGCGTGCACTAAAGACGAATGCTTCGGGTGCGGCGTGGTCAGAATTCGTCCGACAGTGCGAAGACGTGATCTCCGCGGAAAACCGTGGGTGGATGGCAAAACTGGATGAGTAG